A window of Flavobacterium psychrophilum genomic DNA:
CGGTAGTTTTTTATTTGAGAAAGTGATACTGTATTCATCCGGAGTTCCATCTTCAACGGGATTGCCTTCGCCTTTTTTGGTAAGCACGATTGTAGCAACGTCCTTTATTCCGTCACCATTATAATCTGCAGTATTGCGGGTAGTCTTATCGTTTGGTTTAATATCTTCAATTACGGGCTGGGTTGAATCTTTTGGGGTGGAACGTACAACGCCTGTCGAATTTTCTTCTTTGCAAGATAATAGTGCAAGCAGTCCAAATAATACAATCTTTCTCATCTCGGTAGATTTAATGTAAATATAATGAGATTTTGTTTTTAGGGGGTAGGGTTGTTTAATTTTATTGTTTGGAGTCGGTTTTACTAATTTTTTGGGGGGTGCATCAAAAATAAATTATAAAAATAGCCTGCGTTTGTTTATTATTATGGGGTTGTTGTTTATATTTGTTTAAATTTTAAAATCATACGCTATGAAAATAGGGGTGCCAAAGGAAATAAAGAACAATGAAAGCCGGGTTGCCCTTACGCCGGCGGGGGTGTTTGAGTTAGTTAATTATGGACACCAGGTGTATGTACAGGAATCGGCGGGTGAGAGCAGTGGTTTTTTCGATGAAGATTATCGCGATGCCGGTGCTGTTATGCTTCCTGCTGCTGAAGCAGTTTTTGCTATAGCAGATATGATTATTAAGGTTAAAGAACCTATCGCGTCAGAATATCCTCTGATAAAACGGAATCAGGTACTGTTTACCTATTTTCATTTTGCGTCAAGTGAAGAGTTAACCAAAGCAATGATTGCCAGCAAAGCGGTTTGTATTGCTTATGAAACTGTAAGTGATGATGATGGTTTTCTTCCGTTGCTTACGCCAATGAGCGAAGTTGCAGGGAGGATGGCAATTCAGCAAGGTGCTAAATACCTCGAAAAGCCTATTAAAGGCAGGGGAGTGTTACTTGGCGGAGTTCCGGGTGTGCCCCCGGGTAGGGTATTGGTATTGGGTGCAGGTGTTGTGGGGATTCAGGCCGCTAAAATGGCTGCGGGTCTTGGCGCACACGTTACGATCTTAGATATAAATATGAAACGCCTTCGCTATGTAAACGATGTTATGCCACCTCATGTGGTGACAGAGTTTTCCAGCGTTTACAATATAAAGAAACATATAAAAGACCACGACCTTATTATAGGTGCGGTTCTTATACCTGGGGCCAAAGCACCCAATCTTATTACAAGGGAAATGCTTAAAGATATGCGTCCGGGGACGGTGCTGGTAGATGTAGCAGTAGATCAGGGCGGGTGTTTTGAAACTACACGGCCTACAACGCACGAGGAGCCTACATTTATCATAGATGACATTGTGCACTACTGTGTGGCTAATATGCCGGGAGCGGTACCGTATACGTCTACACTGGCACTTACTAATGTAACGCTGCCGTATATTTTAAAGCTTGCTAACCTGGGCTGGGAAGAAGCCTGCGTTAAATATCCCGATTTAGGGCGGGGATTGAACATTGTTAAGGGAGAAGTTATTATAGAAGAAATAAAAAAAGCGTTTAAAGAAGTTAATCTGGTTGTACGATAGTTTTGCGGGTGATTTGGTTATATGTCGCCTGCGTTAACTCCGGATCTTCAGATTAAAATGCTGGATGGCTTTGAAGCGAGAATAGTTTCGTTATTGTTTGTTTGTTGTTTGCGGCCGGAGAAGTCTGGTCACAAAAAAACCCCAAATTTTCATTTGGGGTTCTTTGTTTTTATAAGAAGTGCTACTTATGCAAGTGCAACTCTTTTGAATCCTGTAACAACAAGAGATCCTTCAATAGACTTGATATACTCGCTTACGCTAAGTTTGCTGTCTTTGATGTAATCCTGGTTAACAAGAGTATTGTCTTTAAAGAAACGACCAAGTTTGCCTTTAGCGATGTTATCTAACATAGCTTCAGGTTTACCTTCCTGACGTAGTAAATCTTTAGCGATTTCAATTTCTTTCTCAACTGTAGCAGCGTCAACACCTTCTTCGTTAAGAGCAAGTGGAGCCATTGCAGCAGCCTGCATAGCAACGTTACGAGAAGCTTCTTCAGCACCTTCTACGTTAGCAGAAAGGCTAACAAGAGTAGCGATTCTGTTACCAGCGTGGATGTAAGAACCAACAAATGCACCTTCAAGTCTTTCGAAAGAACCAATCTCGATTTTCTCACCGATAACACCAGTTTGCTCGATAAGTTTGTCAGCTACTGTAAGACCGTTAAAGTCTGCAGCAAGGAATTCTTCTTTAGTGTTGAAGTTAAGTGCAAGAGCAGCAAGGTCGTTAGCAAGCTTAACATAAGATTCGTTTTTAGCAACGAAGTCAGTTTCACAGTTAAGAGAGATAACAACGCCAGCAGTTTTATCAGCGTTAACAACAGCGATAACAGCGCCTTCAGTAGACTCACGGTCAGCTCTGTTAGCAGCTACTTTCTGACCTTTTTTACGAAGGTTTTCAATAGCTTTATCAAAATCACCATCAGCCTCAACAAGAGCTTTTTTGCAGTCCATCATACCTGCACCGGTAATTGTTCTTAGTTTATTTACGTCAGCAGCAGTAATATTTGCCATTTGAATAATTGTTTATTGTTAGAAAAAAAAATAAGCCGTTATGTTGATAATGCTACAAAAGTAAACATATACCAGCACAACGGCTTTATTGTAATGTTATCTTTACTCTTCTGTAGCAGTAGGTGCTTCAGTTTGTGCAGGTGCAGCAGCTTCAGCAGGAGCTGTAGTTTTTGCAGGTGCAACAGATGCAGCCTCTTGTCCGTCAGCAGGTAGGTCGTCTTTGTCAGATTTTCTATCAGAAAGTCCTTCAACAACAGCACCGGTAACTAAAGATAAGATCTTGTCAATTGATTTAGAAGCATCATCATTTGCAGGGATAACATAATCAACCTGACGTGGGTCAGAGTTGGTATCTACCATTGCGAAAACCGGAATGTTTAATTTTTGAGCTTCTTTTACTGCGATGTGTTCAGCTTTGATATCTACAACGAATAACGCAGCAGGAAGCCTTGTCATGTCTGCTATAGAACCTAAGTTTTTCTCAAGTTTTGCACGTAGACGATCAACTTGCAGACGCTCTTTCTTAGAAAGTGTCATGAATGTACCGTCTTTCTTCATTTTATCAATAGAAGCCATTTTTTTAACAGCTTTACGGATAGTAACGAAGTTTGTTAGCATACCACCAGGCCACCTTTCAGTGATGTATGGCATGTTTGCAGCCGCTGCTTTTTCAGCAACGATATCTTTTGCTTGCTTTTTTGTAGCAACAAAAAGGATTTTTCTGCCTGATGCAGCGATTTTTTTAAGGGCTTCGTTAGCCTCTTCAATTTTAGCTGCAGTTTTATACAGGTTGATAATGTGAATACCATTACGCTCCATGTATATGTAAGGAGCCATGTTTGGATCCCATTTTCTGGTCATGTGTCCAAAGTGTACACCTGCTTCCAGTAAGTCTTTAACTTCTACTTTATTTGCCATTTTTGTAATAGTTTACGTTCTGTTGAGTAAGCAATGGGTAAGTGGCGAATTATTTACGGCCTTATCCATTTAGATGCTAAACTAACCCTTCACCTCAGTGGGGCAACAACAACATTGTTTTTTAAATTCGATAATAAAAATGAACAGTATTGGATAATAAAATCCAATAGTGACATATTAACGTTTAGAGAACTGGAATCTTTTACGAGCTTTCTTCTGACCGAATTTCTTACGCTCTACCATTCTAGGATCCCTTGTTAATAGGCCTTCTGGTTTAAGGATGCTTCTGTTTTCAGCATCAACTTCGCACATTGCGCGAGCGATTGCCATTCTTACAGCTTCTGCCTGTCCAGTTGAACCACCACCGTAAACATTTACTTTCACGTCAAAGTTTTCAGCAGTACCGGTTAAGGTTAAAGGCTGTAATACTTTGTACTGTAAAGTTGCAGTTGGGAAATAAGTTGCAAATTCTCTTTTGTTAACCGTGATTTTACCTGTTCCTTCAGAAAGGTAAATACGGGCAACAGCAGTTTTTCTCCTGCCGATTTTGTGAATTGTTGCCATTTTTTACTTTAAGTCGTTTAAATTAACGGTTTTAGGTGTCTGTGCATCATGTTTGTGCTCAGATCCTACATATACATTCAGGTTGCGGAAAAGTTCTGCGCCTAATTTGTTTTTAGGAAGCATACCTTTTACTGCTTTCTCTACTAAGATTGCAGGGTTTTTCGCCTGTAATACTTTAGCAGTTAAAATTCTCTGACCACCTGGGTAACCTGTGTGGCGGATGTACGTTTTTTCATCCAGTTTGTTACCTGTTAGGTTGATCTTTTCTGCATTGATAACAATTACGTTATCTCCACAGTCCACGTGCGGTGTGTAATTTGTTTTGTATTTACCTCTTAAAAGCATCGCAACTTTAGAAGCAAAACGGCCCAAATTATGACCTTCAGCGTCAACAACGATCCACTGTTTGTCAGCAGTCGCTTTGTTAGCTGAAACTGTCTTGTAGCTTAATGTGTTCACAATAAATTATTTTAATTAAACATTCCATCCCCAATAAAGGGGATGCAAAAGTACAATTATTTATTAGAAATTCAAATAGATAGAAAAATTATTCTTTACAGGATAATTTTTTGAGTGTGAAGGCAGTAAAGATACTTCAATTAATTAATCGAAGCAATGTTTGGATATACTAATGTAGTAGTCTAAATCAATGTAACTATGTTTAACGTTACTACTTATAAAAAACGTGCTTATTGGTTAGACTCCTTCCAGTCCCAGTAGGTTTCGTAAAATGTGTCATGCAGCATTTGTTCCGGCTCGTGGTTTTCATCGGTATCAACAAGGGTAACTCCAGTCCATTCACCCTGCGGATCGGTTACACCATCTATAACTGAAAAAATATTGAATACAACATCTGCCGCGGTATTAGCAATTATTTTTTTCAATGCGCTTTTTAGAACGTCATTGCTACTAAGTTTGTGCAATTCTTCTTTTTCCGCATCGTTAAGTTCGCTGCCGGGAGGATAAGTAATATCTTCTGATAATGTGCTACTGTAATCATTAATGCTATTGTGTATATCCAGCATTAGTGAATGTATGTTTTTGTCTGAAAGGGGCATAATTATAAATTTCTATAAAAATAAATAAACTTATCTAATGCTTTCAAAAAGCTCAATCTGTTTTGCGTTTTTGCCTACAAGATCGGGATCGGTATTTTTAAAAGAATCATCAATCCATAACGACATAATTAACTTGCCTCCCGACTTTATAAAAATGCGATACAGATTATCTTCTTTCGTTTTTTTGTTGCAGTTTATAATATAATGTGACATTTCCAGATCTTTCACAAGATCGGTTAACATTAATGTCTGACTTTTGCTAAGTTCATTCTTTGTTTTATTTTCATAAAGAAAAGACCTGCCTCCTTTTACATACACTCTTTTAAACGATTCGCTGAAAGTCTTTTTGTCTCTTTGCCTGTAGAGGTGTACTATATCAATAGTATTTGTGGAGTCGGCATTAAATTCCTTCATCTGTGCCATTATATCATAGTCAAGCCCGTTATAATGTGTGGATGACTCAATAGGAGATTTGGAGCAATTGTGGACTTGCGTATAGGCACTATTGCAGTGTAATAATATAATGAATAGGATAGCCGCTCTTACTACGTACATTTGGTAGAATAGATTTGTGCGGATAAAAGTAACTACTTTAAAAGATTATTCCAATGGCCTTAGTGTATTACTATACGTGATAAGGAAAGGATTTTCTGCACTTGGGTCTTTCATCAGGTAGATGAATTTATGCTTCTGTGCTTCTTTCGCAGTAATCACAGCTTCTTTTTTGGTAAAACTGTCATATATCTTGGTGTCAACAGTATTGTCTATGCGAACCTGATCGGCAACGCCTGTTTTCAGATTAGAGAATGGGTAGCCGCTATATACTGTTTTATTGGAATTGGAAGCGGTTACTTTTTCGCCTTTAAAATTCTTGGTAAAGATTAATACAGAATACCCTGCACCTGTGGCTTTTAATTTTTTCAGCAAAGCTGTTTTTTCTTTATCACTAGCCGACCTGAAATCGTCTTTATATTGTACTTCGGGTTTTGCTGCGGTTTTGACTGTTTTTGATGTTGAGCACATCGTAAAAAGCAGTGCCGATAAAATTACTAAGGCTATCTTTTTCATAAGTGTAGTTTAAATGGCGGATCATAAATTTAGAACATACCCCAAACCCATCATATACCTTTAAGATATAAATAACAAAAAGGGCTTCCGTTTTAAAACGGAAGCCCTTTACCAAATTCGAATATTTATAACTAACTCAACTTAATTTCGTATCAGCTTAAGCGTATTCTCACGGTTGTCGCTATCTGTTACTTTTACAAGATAGACACCTTTCGTGAGGCTGCTTACGTCAAACATGGTAAATGCTGCGCTGCCGCCAAACTTTTTTACAAGCTGCCCTGTAAGTGAATATATCGCTACTTTAGCTGTTGGGAGGTTAATAGTGAACACATCTGATGTAGGGTTAGGGTATAAGGCCGCTTTTGCTATAGCCTGTTCGCCTGTTCCTAAAACTACAGTCTGGTTGCCATATATCTTAAATTCTCCCGGCTGTAAGGTAATAGCAGCTGTAGGGTTTGTAATTTCTATAACAGAATTGTCCATAAGATTATACCATGTTCCCGGATTTGGAAAGTTTGGTGCAACCTGCTGTGCTGTAACATCAAAGTTAGAAATAACCACTACACTGTTTAACGCTGTTGGCGCAAGAGAAGTATCTGTAATATATACTTTTGGTGTAAGGGTGTTTGCAGAAGCCATTGTATAGTTTCCTTCAAAAACAGCTTCGTCTTTTTTAAGCTGTATCATCCTTTTCCAGTCGTAATAAAGTTTTTCCCTTTGTACGTTGGTTAGCCAGTTATTAGCCCATTGTGGCTGAGGCTTGGTATCCAGTTTACAGTCACCATCTGTACCGCCTTCAGGATTTACAGATCCATTATTGCAGGTAAAGATGGAAAGATCCCATCCAAGTTCTCCAAAGTGCCATATCATTTTAGGACCCGGTACCATAAAGAAAACCGCTCCCTGTGCGCTCATTCTTGAAAGTGCTACATTAAGGTCTTTTATATTGTGCGCAGTATTAGCAGAGTTACCATACTGAAGATTTTTAAACATTAATCTTTCCTCATCATGGCTTTCCGCATAACCTACAACTCTTTTTCCTAAAAATCCGGTGTGAGCATTGTGGCCTACGCGTGCAATATTAGAATCATCAGAGTATCCCATTGTAAGCTGGTTGTATCCCTGAGTGGTTTTTCCCCAAAGCATTATGCCTTTCCCTTCATCAAACCTGTAGTTAGCCCATTCTTTTTCTTCTGCATCGCCGCCTAAATGTTCAAAAATAGTATAGTGTGTAGGGTCTAGGCTCCATGAGTAATCTGCATATTCTTTAAGTACATCAACCCTGTCCTGCTGAAAAGCATTGGTGCATCCTTCGTCAGCTGCCGAACAGTTCTGTGTAAAACCTTTAGTTAGATCCCAACGAAAACCATCGATATGGTATTCTTCAATCCAGTGCTTAACTACCCTTTTTACATAGTTTTTAGTTCTTGGCTGCTGATGGTTAAAGTCATTACCTACATTATAGCTATGTTTAGCCACTTCGTTAAAGTAAGGGCTTTCACTGCTTGGCCCGCCCCATCCGTCGCCATCGGGGTCATTCATCCACATGCGTACTAGCGGATTACGGTCAAAAGCATGGTTAAGAGCTACGTCTAGAATAACAGCAATGCCATTTTGGTGGCAAAGATCTATCAGTTCTTTTAGCTTGTCAGATGGTCCGTAGAATTTATCATTAGCCATGTGAAAAGAGGTATTGTATCCCCAACTTTCGTTGCCTTCAAATTCCATCACGGGCATAAGCTCTAATGCGTTTATGCCAAGTGTTGTAAAATAATCTATTTTATCTATAAGATCCTGATAGGTTCTGTTAGCATCAAAGTCTCTAACTAAAGCCTCATAAATAACAAGGCCTTCTTTCTTAGGCTTTTCAAAATTTTCAACCTGCCAGTCATAAGCAGTTTGCCCTGTTTGTAGCACAGTAACTTCTCTTTCCTGTCCTACAGGAAATGCCGGAAGGTTAGGGTAGCGGTCTGCCGATATTCCCGGGTCATCAAATTGCGAAAGTACAAGGGTAGAATAAGGGTCTGCTGTTTTTACAATAGATGGCGAACCTGCAAGAGGTGTCTGGTCCACCACCCAATACTGGTAGCTGTATGCTTCACCCGATGTAAGACCTGTAAGGTCTAACCAGAATTTTTGGTTTACCGGGTCTTTTTTCATGGCATGTGCCGCTAACGGCTGCCAGTTGTTAAAGCTTCCTGCAACATATACAAAATCTTTACCCGGGGCATCAAGCACAAGGGTTGCTTTTGTAGCATCGGCAGTATTGTAGTTAATACCGTCTTCAAGACCCGCCGGCATAGCTGCCGAAACTGTAGCCGGGTTAACAATTACGGTAAACTTTTTAACTACAACATCTGTTCCCTGAGTAACGGTTAGCTCGTAGTTTTGGTTTGAAGTAATATTGGTATGGTTAAAAGCATAACTTGCTGTAGCAGCATTACTGTTAATAACCGTTCCGTTAGATTTTAAGCTGTAGTTTGCATTACCACCTGTATTAGATGCTGTAATGTTCAGGTTTCCGCCCGAAGTTAGCAGGGTAGTGCTGTTTTGGGCAGGAGTATTTAAAGTAACCTGAAAACTACCTACGTTAATTTCAATATCCTGAGATTTTTTATCGCCTGCACCATCTTTGGCTTTTACAAGAAACCCAAATCTGCCTATTCCTGTTCTGTTGTAAAACGTAGAAGGTACGAAGGTTAGCGTATACGTGTCGCTACCTGGGTTGTAGGTAAATTTATTGGCTTCGTTAGAGCTGTTCCATGTTCCATTGGTCGGGCAATCCAGACTGTTGTTGTAGTTAATGTCATACGACCATCCCCAATAATACAGTGCATTATTGGTTACTCCCCAGGTAGCTTCGTTTATACTGCTGCCATTTACGGTAACGGTAATCGAGGTAGTTTCCTCGAAGGTTGTTGGGGCAACACTGTAGGTTACATTTTGCTGTTGTGCAAATGTGGTAAACCCTAACAATAAAAATAACAATGTAATTTTTTTCATAATGTTGAATAATAAAGGGGTTGTATAATTATACAACCCCTTTTAAAATTTATACTATTATTGAGCAGTCAATGTATAAGTGTAATTTCTAGGATTACTTAGGTTTAACTGAATTTTATAAGTTCCTGCAGTAGTAACCTTAATATTAGTTCCATCATTGAAATCAAGTACTCCGTCTCCTCCGGCATCTCCATAGTTTATAGCCCAGTCATCATTAGCTCTGAATTTTAGTTCGCCGGCACTCAACGCTAAAGTTACTGACCAAACCTTGGTTGTAGCATCATACGTCATATCATGGTCCATCACTCCGTTATCCGGCCATCCGTTAGGTGTAGACGATCCTGTAACCC
This region includes:
- a CDS encoding alanine dehydrogenase, encoding MKIGVPKEIKNNESRVALTPAGVFELVNYGHQVYVQESAGESSGFFDEDYRDAGAVMLPAAEAVFAIADMIIKVKEPIASEYPLIKRNQVLFTYFHFASSEELTKAMIASKAVCIAYETVSDDDGFLPLLTPMSEVAGRMAIQQGAKYLEKPIKGRGVLLGGVPGVPPGRVLVLGAGVVGIQAAKMAAGLGAHVTILDINMKRLRYVNDVMPPHVVTEFSSVYNIKKHIKDHDLIIGAVLIPGAKAPNLITREMLKDMRPGTVLVDVAVDQGGCFETTRPTTHEEPTFIIDDIVHYCVANMPGAVPYTSTLALTNVTLPYILKLANLGWEEACVKYPDLGRGLNIVKGEVIIEEIKKAFKEVNLVVR
- a CDS encoding 50S ribosomal protein L13 encodes the protein MNTLSYKTVSANKATADKQWIVVDAEGHNLGRFASKVAMLLRGKYKTNYTPHVDCGDNVIVINAEKINLTGNKLDEKTYIRHTGYPGGQRILTAKVLQAKNPAILVEKAVKGMLPKNKLGAELFRNLNVYVGSEHKHDAQTPKTVNLNDLK
- a CDS encoding 30S ribosomal protein S9 — its product is MATIHKIGRRKTAVARIYLSEGTGKITVNKREFATYFPTATLQYKVLQPLTLTGTAENFDVKVNVYGGGSTGQAEAVRMAIARAMCEVDAENRSILKPEGLLTRDPRMVERKKFGQKKARKRFQFSKR
- a CDS encoding alpha-amylase, giving the protein MKKITLLFLLLGFTTFAQQQNVTYSVAPTTFEETTSITVTVNGSSINEATWGVTNNALYYWGWSYDINYNNSLDCPTNGTWNSSNEANKFTYNPGSDTYTLTFVPSTFYNRTGIGRFGFLVKAKDGAGDKKSQDIEINVGSFQVTLNTPAQNSTTLLTSGGNLNITASNTGGNANYSLKSNGTVINSNAATASYAFNHTNITSNQNYELTVTQGTDVVVKKFTVIVNPATVSAAMPAGLEDGINYNTADATKATLVLDAPGKDFVYVAGSFNNWQPLAAHAMKKDPVNQKFWLDLTGLTSGEAYSYQYWVVDQTPLAGSPSIVKTADPYSTLVLSQFDDPGISADRYPNLPAFPVGQEREVTVLQTGQTAYDWQVENFEKPKKEGLVIYEALVRDFDANRTYQDLIDKIDYFTTLGINALELMPVMEFEGNESWGYNTSFHMANDKFYGPSDKLKELIDLCHQNGIAVILDVALNHAFDRNPLVRMWMNDPDGDGWGGPSSESPYFNEVAKHSYNVGNDFNHQQPRTKNYVKRVVKHWIEEYHIDGFRWDLTKGFTQNCSAADEGCTNAFQQDRVDVLKEYADYSWSLDPTHYTIFEHLGGDAEEKEWANYRFDEGKGIMLWGKTTQGYNQLTMGYSDDSNIARVGHNAHTGFLGKRVVGYAESHDEERLMFKNLQYGNSANTAHNIKDLNVALSRMSAQGAVFFMVPGPKMIWHFGELGWDLSIFTCNNGSVNPEGGTDGDCKLDTKPQPQWANNWLTNVQREKLYYDWKRMIQLKKDEAVFEGNYTMASANTLTPKVYITDTSLAPTALNSVVVISNFDVTAQQVAPNFPNPGTWYNLMDNSVIEITNPTAAITLQPGEFKIYGNQTVVLGTGEQAIAKAALYPNPTSDVFTINLPTAKVAIYSLTGQLVKKFGGSAAFTMFDVSSLTKGVYLVKVTDSDNRENTLKLIRN
- a CDS encoding 30S ribosomal protein S2, which gives rise to MANKVEVKDLLEAGVHFGHMTRKWDPNMAPYIYMERNGIHIINLYKTAAKIEEANEALKKIAASGRKILFVATKKQAKDIVAEKAAAANMPYITERWPGGMLTNFVTIRKAVKKMASIDKMKKDGTFMTLSKKERLQVDRLRAKLEKNLGSIADMTRLPAALFVVDIKAEHIAVKEAQKLNIPVFAMVDTNSDPRQVDYVIPANDDASKSIDKILSLVTGAVVEGLSDRKSDKDDLPADGQEAASVAPAKTTAPAEAAAPAQTEAPTATEE
- a CDS encoding elongation factor Ts codes for the protein MANITAADVNKLRTITGAGMMDCKKALVEADGDFDKAIENLRKKGQKVAANRADRESTEGAVIAVVNADKTAGVVISLNCETDFVAKNESYVKLANDLAALALNFNTKEEFLAADFNGLTVADKLIEQTGVIGEKIEIGSFERLEGAFVGSYIHAGNRIATLVSLSANVEGAEEASRNVAMQAAAMAPLALNEEGVDAATVEKEIEIAKDLLRQEGKPEAMLDNIAKGKLGRFFKDNTLVNQDYIKDSKLSVSEYIKSIEGSLVVTGFKRVALA